A single region of the Amphiura filiformis chromosome 7, Afil_fr2py, whole genome shotgun sequence genome encodes:
- the LOC140156564 gene encoding uncharacterized protein, giving the protein MADYDGRIPHLLEDRPSFEDQHADAFNKEIGHHVTSRCESNTGSNSHEGIVHESTDETIEIRFEGSGGNYEVGGSIREESSMDIEARFKEEVMQSGALVDAGDLVVEDADDQQQVVSGGEMAGNLQPQSTDDHGQPSHVLVHPGEQEAYIFTCPFCFERYKDAEDLKIHLPTHMGMKMTGAESKEKSKEDHQCGECEKAFDSYELLRTHLQVHKNKTEEYKLFKCDICGKQFRTRYGLSNHANVHKLDEYRCNKCKQYFMDEESLVTHSLEHTKVKQEQVEDSHVDTMESVDRLDAMKLDQVVHESANLPDVDNKDNNNKNQRGGTAKQVDEVSQNDVDLKTYKYKCQFCGKLFKKKFCILYISERIQERNRMPRIHSGEKPHHCTQCDKSFTTPASLHAHNRVHTGQKPYCCLHCGRKFALRSSLRVHQSIHMDTKDFECEQCSKSFTLKKYLNRHVKKCRVVTKHEHECSRCNETFPTKTRLASHELMCMDKNKTVKEEKKPEMAKGNYSLHSSSSSNDDNFNNGNKQSSSGKQDLQCKFCPKYFTKPCLLKRHERIHTGEKPFACNYCPQRFARKESAQQHERIHTGETPYSCEYCERSYRSATSLRDHQKAHLKCSVCHKKFKNVEAVETHENTHKLAYTCIKCDQRFRSKRLLDSHARTHEDNTITIYKCEICKEVFGTRASLTMHKMTNHESEEQSVASGIHDTPVVKTEFSADEEQSEERSDDDHQRAHREDQDSTDFYQCGYCGKRETSLFRLESHERSHTEERPHSCTKCSKGFVREDVMKLHESDCTFVGRLPCDLCDRTFHSEFTLKLHQKSHTKKGSLNCKYCEQVCDTMEQLHYHETDHIRVKGIKKSHKFKCGFCGKTFQKDCRRIVHERSHTGEKPYVCTLCPKRFARKDSLKVHIWTHSNSKPFSCQVCGRTFKLKSNLNAHLKNMHDVDEEFVCQECGKSFRSEKSLRQHDILHSSSVVVCSGKLKVFVCQYCEESFRRLKAFAKHLKQEHEEEHDGISIKYEEDEVGEEEDDDDVTNDDDEDADYVPEEDVDSQDSNRLKKKTLYPCSVCEKKETSIYRLETHEQTHSDERPHTCQICSTGFIREEALKLHVNACISRKRIECEICQKIFKNQSAYKMHQKTHEKKEHLCSVCGIVASSSMELREHRKTHTADVLRNYYCTECPKSFTHKNSLANHIDTCHRDPRRPKCEHCGETFVNEGWLQQHMYKSHYEVLVVEQQMKSQNQSNLSTVNAGVHPSEVSTINTDIHQSHVSTINTGIQQSHVSTIDDGDHQSHQPEPAKTTGGFENLHLQSTMDCIETLAAFSSLQGDALAQVANKSDLHQNQHCADMLQVDFVNQSKELCGGGDFIGSSNRESESTCMEDLNLHIGGLAPDGRGDASGVVHETAPAELEEGEKQNASSEIDAPVKEMRKYPCKLCSRRFRKKSELRNHTRTHTGEKPFLCNQCGKRFKVVSGLKAHEDRHLGVKRYKCTECGKEYANPSGLREHMDAHKGIKRYQCTECPKSFRQRQSLKEHLDVHRGFRQYQCDTCPRSFSQRRSWRMHMRSHGKVV; this is encoded by the exons ATGGCTGACTACGACGGCAGAATTCCACACCTTCTTGAAGACAGACCCAGCTTTGAAGATCAACATGCTGATGCATTTAACAAGGAAATTGGACACCATGTTACAAGTAGATGTGAGAGTAACACTGGTAGTAATTCACATGAGGGAATAGTGCATGAGAGCACTGATGAAACTATAGAGATAAGGTTTGAGGGTAGTGGTGGTAACTATGAGGTAGGTGGAAGCATTAGAGAGGAGAGTAGTATGGATATTGAGGCAAGATTCAAGGAGGAGGTGATGCAGAGTGGTGCGTTGGTAGATGCTGGTGATTTGGTGGTGGAAGATGCAGATGATCAGCAACAGGTGGTATCAGGTGGAGAGATGGCTGGTAACCTTCAGCCTCAATCTACAGATGATCACGGTCAACCCTCTCACGTTTTGGTGCACCCTGGTGAACAGGAAGCGTATATTTTCACATGCCCATTTTGCTTTGAGAGATACAAAGATGCTGAGGACCTTAAAATCCATCTTCCAACACATATGGGGATGAAAATGACAGGAGCTGAAAGTAAAGAGAAAAGCAAAGAAGACCACCAATGCGGGGAGtgtgaaaaagcttttgatagctATGAGCTTCTACGCACACACTTACAAGTGCATAAAAATAAAACTGAAGAATATAAACTTTTCAAATGTGACATCTGCGGGAAGCAATTCCGTACACGATACGGACTAAGCAATCATGCAAATGTGCATAAATTGGACGAGTATCGGTGCAATAAATGTAAGCAGTATTTCATGGATGAAGAAAGCTTGGTGACTCATTCCTTAGAACATACCAAAGTGAAACAAGAACAAGTAGAAGACAGTCATGTAGACACTATGGAGAGTGTGGACAGACTTGATGCGATGAAATTAGATCAAGTTGTCCATGAGAGTGCAAACTTACCGGATGTAGACAATAAAGATAACAATAATAAGAACCAACGTGGTGGCACCGCAAAACAGGTGGATGAAGTATCCCAGAATGACGTAGACTTGAAGACTTACAAGTACAAGTGTCAATTTTGTGGCAAACTCttcaaaaaaaagttttgcaTACTATACATCTCAGAAcgcatacaggagagaaaccgtaTGCCT AGAATTCATAGCGGCGAAAAACCTCATCATTGTACTCAATGTGATAAATCCTTTACAACGCCAGCCAGTTTGCATGCACACAATAGGGTCCACACGGGACAAAAACCGTACTGCTGCTTGCATTGCGGTCGTAAGTTCGCTTTACGAAGCAGCCTGAGGGTACATCAGTCTATTCATATGGATACAAAGGATTTTGAGTGTGAACAGTGTTCAAAATCATTCACTTTGAAGAAGTATCTAAATCGTCATGTGAAGAAATGTCGTGTGGTCACAAAACACGAGCACGAGTGCAGTCGGTGCAATGAGACTTTCCCGACTAAGACAAGATTGGCATCACATGAGCTTATGTGTATGGATAAGAATAAAACAGTTAAAGAAGAGAAAAAACCTGAAATGGCAAAGGGAAATTATTCTCTCCATTCTTCAAGTAGTTCAAATGATGACAATTTTAATAACGGCAACAAACAGTCCTCTAGTGGTAAACAAGATCTGCAGTGCAagttttgtccaaaatatttcacTAAACCATGTTTGTTGAAACGACATGAACGCATCCACACGGGAGAGAAACCATTCGCATGTAATTACTGCCCACAACGGTTTGCAAGAAAAGAGAGCGCCCAGCAGCATGAAAGAATTCACACTGGTGAGACGCCATATTCTTGTGAGTACTGCGAAAGAAGCTACAGAAGTGCGACAAGCTTGAGGGACCACCAGAAGGCGCACCTCAAATGCTCTGTATGTCACAAGAAATTCAAAAATGTAGAAGCAGTTGAAACGCATGAAAACACACATAAATTGGCTTATACTTGCATCAAATGCGACCAACGTTTCCGCTCCAAAAGGCTCCTTGATTCGCATGCTAGGACTCATGAAGACAATACGATAACGATATATAAATGTGAAATTTGTAAAGAAGTCTTTGGTACGAGAGCATCGTTAACAATGCATAAAATGACTAATCATGAGTCTGAAGAACAAAGCGTAGCAAGTGGTATACATGATACCCCTGTTGTGAAAACGGAATTCTCTGCGGATGAGGAACAAAGTGAAGAAAGATCAGATGATGATCATCAGAGGGCACACAGAGAAGATCAAGATTCAACAGATTTTTACCAGTGTGGTTACTGCGGCAAACGAGAGACCTCCCTTTTCCGCTTGGAATCGCATGAACGATCCCACACGGAAGAACGCCCCCACTCTTGTACAAAATGCTCCAAAGGTTTTGTTCGAGAAGATGTCATGAAATTACACGAAAGTGACTGCACTTTTGTTGGAAGACTTCCCTGCGATTTGTGCGACAGGACTTTTCATAGTGAATTCACCTTAAAATTGCATCAAAAAAGTCACACAAAGAAGGGTTCTCTTAATTGTAAGTACTGTGAACAAGTATGTGATACTATGGAGCAACTGCACTACCACGAAACGGATCATATACGAGTAAAAGGCATTAAGAAATCTCATAAATTTAAATGTGGATTCTGTGGCAAAACGTTTCAAAAAGATTGCCGTCGAATCGTTCATGAACGAagccatacaggagagaaaccttatgtGTGTACCTTGTGCCCAAAACGTTTTGCGAGAAAAGACAGTTTGAAAGTCCATATATGGACACATAGCAATTCGAAGCCGTTCTCTTGCCAAGTTTGTGGCAGGACTTTTAAACTGAAATCAAATTTGAATGCGCATTTGAAGAATATGCATGACGTGGATGAAGAGTTTGTGTGCCAAGAATGCGGAAAGTCATTCAGGAGCGAGAAGTCCTTACGCCAACATGATATTTTACACAGCTCTAGCGTGGTGGTTTGCAGCGGCAAGTTGAAAGTTTTTGTGTGCCAGTATTGCGAGGAGAGTTTTAGGAGGTtgaaagcatttgcaaagcaTTTAAAACAAGAACATGAGGAAGAACATGATGGTATCAGTATCAAGTATGAAGAGGATGAGGTTGGAGAggaggaggatgatgatgatgtcactaatgatgatgatgaagacgctGATTATGTCCCTGAAGAGGATGTAGACAGTCAAGACAGCAATAGATTAAAGAAGAAAACACTTTACCCGTGTAGTGTATGTGAGAAGAAAGAGACATCAATCTATCGCTTGGAAACTCACGAACAAACACACAGTGATGAACGCCCTCATACATGCCAGATATGTTCTACAGGTTTCATACGAGAGGAGGCACTAAAATTACATGTGAACGCTTGCATTTCTAGGAAACGGATTGAGTGTGAGATCTGTCAGAAAATCTTCAAGAATCAGTCGGCGTATAAGATGCATCAAAAGACCCACGAGAAGAAAGAGCATCTGTGTTCTGTATGTGGAATTGTCGCATCTAGCAGTATGGAATTGAGGGAACACAGGAAGACACACACGGCAGATGTATTGCGGAATTACTACTGCACTGAATGCCCCAAATCATTCACTCATAAGAATTCTCTCGCAAATCACATTGACACGTGTCATCGAGATCCGCGTAGACCCAAATGCGAGCACTGTGGAGAGACATTCGTCAACGAAGGTTGGCTACAGCAGCACATGTACAAGAGTCACTACGAGGTGCTTGTCGTTGAGCAACAGATGAAATCACAAAATCAGTCAAACCTATCGACAGTTAACGCTGGAGTACATCCGAGCGAAGTGTCAACAATTAATACTGATATTCACCAGAGCCATGTTTCAACGATTAATACTGGAATTCAGCAGAGCCATGTTTCAACGATTGACGATGGTGACCATCAGAGCCATCAACCTGAACCTGCCAAAACAACAGGTGGATTTGAAAATCTTCATCTGCAGTCGACTATGGACTGCATTGAGACACTAGCTGCGTTTAGTTCATTACAAGGGGATGCATTGGCTCAAGTTGCTAATAAATCTGACCTCCATCAAAACCAGCACTGTGCAGATATGTTACAAGTAGACTTTGTGAATCAGTCAAAGGAGTTGTGTGGTGGTGGTGATTTCATTGGGAGTAGCAACAGAGAAAGTGAAAGTACATGTATGGAAGATTTAAATTTACATATAGGAGGATTGGCACCTGATGGGCGGGGTGATGCATCTGGTGTAGTCCATGAAACAGCACCGGCTGAATTGGAAGAAggtgaaaaacaaaatgcatcaAGTGAAATTGATGCACCTGTGAAAGAGATGAGGAAATATCCTTGTAAACTATGTTCAAGACGTTTCAGAAAGAAAAGTGAATTACGAAACCACACTCGTACGCACACAGGTGAGAAACCTTTCCTATGTAATCAATGCGGAAAACGGTTCAAAGTCGTATCGGGGTTAAAAGCGCATGAAGACCGCCACCTAGGAGTAAAGAGATACAAATGTACAGAATGCGGAAAAGAGTATGCAAATCCAAGTGGTTTGCGAGAACATATGGATGCACATAAGGGGATTAAGAGATACCAGTGCACGGAATGTCCTAAGTCATTTAGACAACGTCAGTCTTTGAAGGAACATCTTGATGTACACCGGGGATTCAGGCAGTATCAATGTGATACTTGTCCAAGGTCTTTCAGTCAGAGAAGGTCTTGGAGAATGCATATGAGAAGTCATGGTAAAGTTGTTTGA